A DNA window from Halococcus salsus contains the following coding sequences:
- a CDS encoding proteasome assembly chaperone family protein, producing the protein MARIDVVADIELDSPTLVEGLPGVGLVGKTVADHLVNAFEMEYYAGVHCDGVPQVGVYRGERSALVPPVRLHADPDRNLVVLQSDVPVSPSEATAFAACVTGWLDEHDVTPVYLSGLPDQSDDPRELYGVSTGNGDRVLDEAGIVPPAEGGLVSGPTGALLYHAGRVSLDGVGLIVETNPQFPDPEAARVVLEHGVAPIADIEVETQDLTERAEEIREARERLAERMAEAEDESSQAEPLRMFQ; encoded by the coding sequence ATGGCCCGCATCGACGTCGTGGCCGACATCGAACTCGACTCGCCGACGCTCGTCGAGGGGCTCCCTGGGGTCGGCCTCGTCGGGAAGACCGTCGCCGACCACCTCGTGAACGCCTTCGAGATGGAGTACTACGCGGGGGTCCACTGCGACGGCGTCCCCCAGGTCGGGGTCTACCGCGGCGAACGCTCCGCGCTGGTCCCGCCGGTCCGCCTCCACGCCGACCCCGACCGGAACCTCGTGGTGCTCCAGAGCGACGTCCCCGTCTCACCCTCGGAGGCGACCGCCTTCGCCGCCTGCGTGACCGGTTGGCTCGACGAGCACGACGTCACGCCGGTCTACCTCTCGGGGCTGCCGGACCAGTCCGACGACCCCCGCGAACTCTACGGCGTCTCGACCGGAAACGGCGACCGGGTGCTCGACGAGGCGGGGATCGTCCCACCCGCCGAGGGCGGCCTCGTCAGCGGCCCGACCGGCGCGTTGCTCTACCACGCGGGCCGAGTCAGCCTCGACGGCGTCGGTCTGATCGTCGAGACTAACCCCCAGTTCCCGGACCCTGAGGCCGCCCGGGTCGTCCTCGAACACGGTGTCGCGCCGATCGCCGACATCGAGGTCGAGACCCAGGACCTGACCGAGCGCGCCGAGGAGATCCGCGAGGCCCGCGAACGGCTCGCCGAGCGGATGGCCGAGGCCGAGGACGAGAGCTCGCAGGCCGAGCCGTTGCGGATGTTTCAATAA
- the gyrA gene encoding DNA gyrase subunit A: MSSDIPPSGPDASMDSVRIEDEMEQSYIDYAMSVIAGRALPDVRDGLKPVHRRILFAMHEEGVTSRAGHRKSSSVVGDTMGDYHPHGDSAIYDALARMAQDFSMRAPLVDGQGNFGSVDGDPPAAMRYTEARMSPIAEELLSDIEKDTIDFVPNYDDRLEEPDVLPAAFPNLLVNGSSGIAVGMSTNVPPHNLGEVIDATIHLIENPNCVVEDLMEHVKGPDFPTGAEIVGREAIHSAYTTGRGRVRMRASYEIEENSSGDRIVVTELPYQQNKAKLVEHIADLVNDGTLEGVSDLRDESDRDGIRIVIDLKRGALTDVVENQLLEHCFEKTFGVINLALVDGEPQVLDLKQLLGHYLDHRREVVRRRTEHDLAESEDRAHILDGRLTALENAEDVIERIRDAEDRNAAKAALQDSYDLSERQADHIVRMQLGSLTSIEVEEIEAEYEDVQTEIDRLETILGSDAELDRVITDELRDVKAEYADDRRTRIVEDYGTVTREDLIPEEEVVVVVTQNDYIKRMPAANFEAQGRGGKGIIGTKLKEGDRVSAVFRANTHDYLLCFTNQGYVYRLKVYEVPEMGRTARGKSAVNLVDLDDGEDITAVVATDDLDDEDQCLTMVTREGYIKRTCATDFENIHSNGLIATRLEDGDELVDVTVTDDEGDLIVATEQGMAIRFPKGEAREMGRSARGVNAIKLTDDDAVAGLVVADDDHDLLTLTENGYGKRTPMGKYRTQSRYGKGLKDIKTGDRNGGVTAIETVTADDDLVVMSQRGQIIRTHVEDISAVGRNTKGVRVMQLADGDHVACLDVLSEVQ; encoded by the coding sequence ATGAGTTCTGATATTCCCCCAAGCGGTCCCGACGCGTCGATGGATTCGGTTCGTATCGAGGACGAGATGGAGCAGTCCTACATCGACTACGCGATGTCCGTCATCGCGGGTCGGGCGCTCCCCGACGTTCGCGACGGTCTCAAACCCGTCCACCGCCGGATCCTCTTCGCGATGCACGAGGAGGGCGTCACCTCCCGTGCGGGCCACCGGAAGTCCTCCTCCGTCGTGGGCGACACGATGGGCGACTACCACCCGCACGGCGACTCGGCGATCTACGACGCGCTCGCCAGGATGGCCCAGGACTTCTCGATGCGCGCACCGCTCGTCGACGGCCAGGGTAACTTCGGCTCCGTCGACGGCGACCCGCCGGCGGCGATGCGCTACACGGAAGCCCGGATGAGCCCGATCGCGGAGGAGCTCCTCTCGGACATCGAGAAGGACACCATCGACTTCGTCCCCAACTACGACGACCGCCTCGAAGAGCCCGACGTGCTTCCGGCGGCCTTCCCGAACCTCCTCGTCAACGGTTCGTCCGGTATCGCGGTCGGGATGAGCACCAACGTCCCGCCGCACAACCTCGGGGAGGTGATCGACGCCACGATCCACCTCATCGAGAACCCGAACTGCGTCGTCGAGGACCTGATGGAACACGTGAAGGGCCCCGACTTCCCGACCGGCGCGGAGATCGTCGGTCGCGAGGCGATCCACTCGGCCTACACCACGGGTCGCGGTCGGGTCCGGATGCGCGCGAGCTACGAGATCGAGGAGAACTCGAGTGGAGATCGGATCGTCGTCACCGAGCTCCCCTACCAGCAGAACAAGGCCAAACTCGTCGAACACATCGCGGACCTGGTCAACGACGGCACCCTCGAAGGGGTCTCCGACCTCCGTGACGAGTCCGACAGGGACGGCATCCGGATCGTCATCGACCTCAAACGCGGTGCCCTGACGGACGTCGTCGAGAACCAGCTCCTCGAACACTGCTTCGAGAAGACCTTCGGGGTGATCAACCTCGCGCTGGTCGACGGCGAGCCGCAGGTCCTCGACCTGAAACAGCTCCTCGGGCACTACCTCGACCACCGTCGCGAGGTGGTCCGTCGGCGCACCGAACACGACCTCGCCGAGTCCGAGGACCGAGCCCACATCCTCGACGGCCGGCTGACGGCGCTCGAAAACGCGGAGGACGTCATCGAGCGCATTCGAGATGCGGAGGACCGAAACGCGGCGAAGGCCGCCCTCCAGGACTCCTACGACCTCTCGGAACGCCAGGCCGACCACATCGTTCGGATGCAGCTCGGGAGCTTGACCTCGATCGAGGTCGAGGAGATCGAGGCGGAGTACGAGGACGTTCAGACGGAAATCGACCGGCTCGAAACCATCCTCGGGAGCGACGCCGAGCTCGACCGGGTGATCACCGACGAACTCCGGGACGTCAAAGCCGAGTACGCCGACGACCGCCGGACGCGGATCGTCGAGGACTACGGCACCGTGACCCGCGAGGACCTCATCCCCGAGGAGGAGGTGGTCGTGGTGGTGACCCAGAACGACTACATCAAGCGGATGCCGGCGGCGAACTTCGAGGCCCAGGGTCGCGGTGGCAAGGGGATCATCGGCACGAAACTCAAGGAAGGCGATAGGGTGTCGGCGGTCTTCCGGGCCAACACCCACGACTATCTCCTGTGCTTCACCAACCAGGGCTACGTCTATCGGCTCAAGGTCTACGAGGTGCCCGAGATGGGTCGGACGGCGCGCGGGAAGTCCGCGGTGAACCTCGTCGACCTCGACGACGGCGAGGATATTACTGCTGTGGTGGCGACCGACGACCTCGACGACGAGGACCAGTGCCTCACGATGGTCACGCGCGAGGGGTACATCAAGCGGACCTGCGCCACCGACTTCGAGAACATCCACTCGAACGGCCTGATCGCCACCCGGCTCGAAGACGGCGACGAACTCGTCGACGTGACCGTCACCGACGACGAGGGCGACCTGATCGTCGCCACCGAGCAGGGGATGGCGATCCGGTTCCCGAAGGGGGAGGCCCGCGAGATGGGGCGGAGCGCCCGCGGGGTGAACGCGATCAAACTCACCGACGACGACGCGGTGGCCGGGCTGGTGGTCGCCGACGACGACCACGACCTCCTCACGCTCACCGAGAACGGCTACGGCAAGCGCACCCCGATGGGGAAGTACCGAACCCAATCGCGCTACGGCAAGGGCTTGAAGGACATCAAGACCGGCGACCGCAACGGCGGCGTGACGGCGATCGAGACCGTCACCGCCGACGACGACCTCGTGGTGATGAGCCAGCGCGGCCAGATCATCCGAACCCACGTCGAGGACATCTCGGCCGTCGGCCGGAACACGAAGGGCGTCCGGGTGATGCAACTCGCCGACGGCGACCACGTCGCCTGTCTCGACGTCCTCTCCGAAGTCCAGTAG
- the gyrB gene encoding DNA topoisomerase (ATP-hydrolyzing) subunit B, whose translation MSQDKYGAGQIQVLEGLEAVRKRPAMYIGSTDARGLHHLVYEVVDNAIDEALAGYCDSITVTIHDGEHPSVSVADDGRGIPVDEHENGKSALEVIMTVLHAGGKFDKESYQVSGGLHGVGVSVVNALSKWVEVTVKRDGAVWKQRFDHGEPDGDLERVRDLDPEEETGTELRFWPDEEVFSTTDFATTTLATRLRELAFLNSGVEIQLRDERDDSQERFRYDGGIREFVVYLNESKSALHEDVIYLEDTATIDDGEVAIEVAMQTTSELQGSIHAFANNINTREGGTHLTGFKTALTRVVNDYAKENGLLDPLDGDTLKGSDIREGLTAVISVKHPDPQFEGQTKTKLGNGEVNGIVASAVHKHLDTYFEEHPDTAKAAISKAVEAAKARRAAKKAEELTRRKSALESTALPGKLADCQTRDPSEAELFIVEGDSAGGSAKQGRDREFQAILPLFGKVLNVEKHRLDRILENEKIRNLITAIGAGVGEEFDIEEARYHKIVIMTDADVDGAHIRTLYLTLLYRYLKPLIEAGYVYAAQPPLYRIRKGSETYDAMTEAERDRIVEEKCDGSPDQVQRFKGLGEMNPDQLWETTMNPENRILKRITLEDAAAADRMFSVLMGDAVEPRRDFIKSHATDAEWVDI comes from the coding sequence ATGTCGCAAGACAAGTATGGAGCGGGGCAGATTCAGGTCCTCGAAGGCCTCGAGGCTGTCAGAAAGCGTCCGGCGATGTACATCGGGTCGACGGACGCCCGCGGGCTCCACCATCTCGTTTATGAGGTCGTCGACAACGCCATCGACGAGGCGCTCGCCGGGTACTGTGACTCGATCACCGTCACGATCCACGACGGCGAGCACCCCTCCGTGAGCGTCGCCGACGACGGCCGCGGGATCCCGGTCGACGAGCACGAGAACGGGAAGTCCGCGCTCGAAGTCATCATGACCGTGCTCCACGCCGGCGGGAAGTTCGACAAGGAGTCCTACCAGGTCTCCGGGGGACTCCACGGCGTTGGCGTCTCGGTCGTCAACGCGCTCTCGAAGTGGGTCGAGGTCACCGTCAAACGCGACGGCGCGGTCTGGAAACAGCGCTTCGACCACGGCGAACCCGACGGCGACCTCGAACGGGTTCGCGACCTCGACCCCGAGGAGGAGACGGGCACGGAGCTCCGCTTTTGGCCCGACGAGGAGGTCTTCTCGACGACGGACTTCGCCACCACGACGCTCGCGACCCGGTTGCGCGAGCTCGCCTTCCTCAACTCCGGGGTCGAGATCCAGCTCAGGGACGAACGCGACGACAGCCAGGAGCGCTTCCGGTACGACGGCGGCATCCGCGAGTTCGTGGTCTACCTTAACGAGTCGAAGAGCGCGCTCCACGAGGACGTGATCTACCTCGAGGACACCGCGACCATCGACGATGGCGAGGTCGCGATCGAGGTGGCGATGCAGACCACCAGCGAGCTTCAGGGCTCGATCCACGCCTTCGCGAACAACATCAACACCCGTGAGGGCGGGACCCACCTCACGGGGTTCAAGACCGCGCTGACACGAGTCGTCAACGACTACGCCAAGGAGAACGGCCTGCTCGACCCGCTCGACGGCGACACGCTGAAGGGCAGCGACATCCGCGAGGGCCTCACTGCGGTTATCTCGGTCAAACACCCCGACCCGCAGTTCGAGGGCCAGACAAAGACCAAGCTCGGCAACGGCGAGGTCAACGGTATCGTCGCCAGCGCGGTCCACAAGCACCTCGATACCTACTTCGAGGAGCACCCCGACACCGCGAAGGCGGCCATCAGCAAAGCCGTCGAGGCCGCGAAGGCTCGCCGCGCGGCGAAGAAAGCCGAGGAGCTCACCCGCCGGAAGTCGGCGCTCGAATCCACTGCGTTGCCAGGAAAACTCGCCGACTGTCAGACCCGCGACCCGAGCGAGGCCGAGCTCTTCATCGTGGAGGGCGACTCCGCGGGCGGGAGCGCGAAACAGGGTCGCGACCGGGAGTTTCAGGCGATCCTCCCCCTCTTCGGCAAGGTGCTCAACGTCGAGAAACACAGGCTCGATAGAATCCTCGAAAACGAGAAGATCCGCAACCTGATCACCGCCATCGGCGCGGGCGTCGGCGAGGAGTTCGACATCGAGGAAGCTCGATACCACAAGATCGTCATCATGACAGACGCCGACGTCGACGGCGCGCACATCCGGACGCTCTATCTCACCCTCCTCTATCGCTACCTCAAGCCGCTCATCGAGGCGGGCTACGTCTACGCCGCCCAGCCGCCACTCTACCGGATCCGGAAGGGCAGCGAGACCTACGACGCGATGACCGAAGCCGAACGCGACCGGATCGTTGAGGAGAAGTGCGACGGCTCGCCCGACCAAGTCCAGCGGTTCAAGGGCCTCGGCGAGATGAACCCCGACCAGCTCTGGGAGACCACGATGAACCCCGAAAACCGGATCCTCAAGCGGATCACCCTGGAGGACGCCGCCGCCGCCGACCGGATGTTCTCGGTGCTGATGGGCGACGCGGTCGAGCCCCGCCGGGACTTCATCAAGAGCCACGCGACCGACGCCGAGTGGGTGGACATCTAA
- a CDS encoding DNA topoisomerase VI subunit B, with protein sequence MPSLQSTLDDGGVAAELAEGQRAISIAEFFEKNKHMLGFDSGARGLVTAVKEAVDNALDAAEEAGHLPDIYVEIEEVGDYYRLVVEDNGPGITAEQLPKVFGKLLYGSRFHKREQARGQQGIGISAAVLYSQLTSGKPAKITSRTGGGEAKYFELIIDTDTNEPEVSVEETTTWDRPHGTRIELEMDANMRARGQLRDYIKHTAVVNPHARIELREPGGEFKAERATDELPAETEEIRPHPHGVELGTLLKMLDDTDSYSLSGFLQEEFTRVGKKTAANVIAAFNDRHYGREMAWRTPHDGEAIEAAVTDVVANKRAEDVEAFAARVAETVGERDRLAHHELESLVTTAAGETNTETGTTFGETVCEKAVAAAWEVIRENRESDLYELADDATSTRKDSSTIEPFADRLAAKFEGGRDRLRRDDLAEFVDRAAAMTEERDGVSFGETARENVVEAVWGVCRAVPDDPPNVTEVAGDRDTASALLDAMGATDIIAPPTDCLSPITAELVRSGLEKEFDADFYASATRDAGVHGGDPFIVEAGIAYGGELQAEGSVQLMRFANRVPLVYQRGACATTDVIKSIGWRNYGLDQPGGSGMPNGPCVIMIHVASTNVPFTSESKDAIANVPGIEDEIELAVREAARELKSYLKKRQSMQQRRQKQDVLGAILPEMATKLADVTEREELDIDDSLARIMNNVLVERRIEDDHVELVVENHSSTGESPELTEIVSAEPTAVSDGARVVEMDGEWFIKWSPEVSGNDEATLEYDLADADAAFDLDVTGIDDAKLTVNA encoded by the coding sequence ATGCCATCCCTCCAATCGACACTCGACGATGGGGGGGTCGCCGCGGAGCTCGCGGAGGGCCAGCGCGCGATCTCCATCGCCGAGTTCTTCGAGAAGAACAAGCACATGCTCGGGTTCGACAGCGGTGCCCGAGGTCTCGTCACCGCCGTGAAGGAGGCGGTCGACAACGCGCTCGACGCCGCCGAGGAGGCCGGCCACCTCCCCGACATCTACGTCGAGATCGAGGAGGTCGGCGACTACTACCGCCTCGTCGTCGAGGATAATGGACCAGGTATCACCGCCGAACAGCTCCCCAAGGTCTTCGGGAAACTCCTCTACGGCTCGCGATTCCACAAACGCGAGCAGGCCCGGGGTCAGCAGGGGATCGGTATCTCGGCGGCGGTGCTCTACAGTCAACTGACGAGCGGCAAACCCGCGAAGATCACGAGCCGAACGGGCGGAGGGGAGGCGAAGTACTTCGAGCTCATCATCGACACCGACACCAACGAGCCCGAGGTCTCGGTCGAGGAGACGACGACCTGGGACCGACCCCACGGGACGCGGATCGAGCTCGAAATGGACGCGAACATGCGCGCCCGGGGCCAGCTCCGGGATTACATCAAGCACACCGCAGTGGTGAACCCCCACGCCCGGATCGAGCTCCGCGAACCGGGTGGGGAGTTCAAGGCCGAGCGCGCGACCGACGAACTCCCGGCCGAGACCGAGGAGATCCGACCCCATCCCCACGGGGTCGAGCTCGGCACGCTGCTGAAGATGCTTGACGACACCGACTCCTACAGCCTCTCCGGGTTCCTCCAGGAGGAGTTCACGAGGGTCGGAAAGAAGACCGCCGCGAACGTCATCGCGGCGTTCAACGACCGCCACTACGGTCGCGAGATGGCGTGGCGAACGCCGCACGACGGCGAGGCGATCGAGGCCGCGGTCACCGACGTGGTGGCGAACAAGCGCGCCGAGGACGTCGAGGCGTTCGCCGCCCGCGTGGCCGAGACCGTCGGGGAGCGCGACCGCCTCGCACACCACGAGCTCGAATCGCTCGTGACGACGGCGGCGGGCGAGACCAACACCGAGACCGGTACGACGTTCGGCGAGACGGTGTGTGAGAAGGCCGTCGCGGCTGCGTGGGAGGTGATTCGGGAGAACCGTGAGAGCGACCTCTACGAGCTCGCCGACGACGCGACGAGCACCCGAAAGGACAGCTCGACCATCGAGCCGTTCGCCGACCGGCTGGCGGCGAAGTTCGAGGGCGGGCGCGACCGCCTCCGACGCGACGACCTCGCCGAGTTCGTCGACCGCGCGGCGGCGATGACCGAGGAGCGCGACGGGGTCTCGTTCGGCGAGACCGCGCGCGAGAACGTCGTCGAGGCCGTCTGGGGGGTCTGTCGGGCGGTGCCCGACGACCCGCCGAACGTCACCGAGGTGGCCGGGGACCGCGACACCGCGAGCGCGCTGTTGGACGCGATGGGCGCGACGGACATCATCGCGCCGCCGACCGACTGCCTCTCGCCGATCACCGCCGAGCTCGTGCGCTCGGGGCTCGAAAAGGAGTTCGACGCGGACTTCTACGCCTCGGCGACGCGGGACGCGGGCGTCCACGGCGGCGACCCGTTCATCGTCGAGGCCGGCATCGCCTACGGCGGCGAACTCCAAGCCGAGGGTAGCGTCCAACTCATGCGCTTCGCCAACCGGGTTCCCTTGGTCTACCAGCGCGGCGCGTGTGCGACGACCGACGTGATCAAGTCGATCGGCTGGCGGAACTACGGGCTCGACCAGCCCGGCGGCTCGGGGATGCCGAACGGGCCGTGCGTCATCATGATCCACGTCGCCTCGACCAACGTGCCGTTCACCAGCGAGTCGAAGGACGCGATCGCGAACGTCCCCGGGATCGAGGACGAGATCGAGCTCGCGGTCCGTGAGGCCGCCCGCGAACTGAAGAGCTACCTGAAGAAGCGCCAGTCGATGCAACAGCGCCGCCAGAAACAGGACGTCCTCGGAGCGATCCTCCCCGAGATGGCGACCAAGCTCGCCGACGTCACCGAGCGTGAAGAGCTGGACATCGACGACTCGCTCGCGCGGATCATGAACAACGTGCTGGTCGAGCGCCGTATCGAGGACGACCACGTCGAACTCGTCGTCGAGAACCACTCCTCAACGGGCGAGAGCCCGGAGCTCACCGAGATCGTCTCGGCCGAGCCCACGGCGGTCTCGGACGGCGCGCGCGTCGTCGAGATGGACGGCGAGTGGTTCATCAAGTGGTCGCCCGAGGTGAGCGGCAACGACGAGGCCACCCTCGAGTACGACCTCGCCGACGCCGACGCCGCCTTCGACCTCGACGTGACCGGTATCGACGACGCGAAACTCACCGTCAACGCCTAA
- a CDS encoding DNA topoisomerase IV subunit A, producing the protein MSTDTPDIDASARERLIDLAAEFYDQFAAGEVPEMRLPTRTKSNIEYDEDSNVWVYGDRESTRSANSVRGARKLLKAIYTIDFLAEQLDEDRSSTLRELYYLSESWGEKEAQFSDQDESNQLIEDLEIVSHVTREDFHMRPEESGAKLMGPLRIREQTNRGDREIHCQDDVGQGGYQIPNNPDTIEFLDHDIDFVLCVETGGMRDRLVENGFDEDFSTLVVHLGGQPARATRRIIKRLHDELDLPVVVFTDGDPWSYRIYGSVAYGSIKSAHLSEYLATPEARFIGIQPADIVEYDLPTDPLSDSDINALESELTDPRFQTDYWREQIELQLDIGKKAEQQSLAARGLDFVTDTYLPERLTAMGVL; encoded by the coding sequence ATGAGCACCGACACACCCGACATCGACGCCTCGGCGCGCGAGCGGCTCATCGACCTCGCCGCCGAGTTCTACGACCAGTTCGCCGCGGGGGAGGTCCCCGAGATGCGCCTCCCGACGCGGACGAAATCCAACATCGAGTACGACGAGGACTCGAACGTCTGGGTCTACGGCGACCGCGAGAGCACGCGAAGCGCGAACTCCGTTCGTGGCGCGCGCAAGCTCCTCAAGGCCATCTACACCATCGACTTCCTCGCCGAACAGCTCGACGAGGACCGCTCGTCCACCCTGCGTGAACTCTACTACCTCTCCGAGAGCTGGGGCGAGAAGGAGGCTCAGTTCTCCGACCAGGACGAGTCGAACCAGCTGATCGAGGATCTGGAGATCGTGTCCCACGTCACCCGTGAGGACTTCCACATGCGCCCGGAGGAGTCCGGCGCGAAGCTCATGGGACCCCTCAGAATCCGCGAGCAGACCAACCGCGGCGACCGCGAGATCCACTGCCAGGACGACGTGGGCCAGGGCGGCTATCAGATCCCGAACAACCCGGACACCATCGAATTCCTCGACCACGACATCGACTTCGTCCTCTGCGTCGAGACCGGCGGGATGCGCGACCGCCTCGTCGAGAACGGCTTCGACGAGGACTTCAGTACCCTCGTGGTCCACCTCGGCGGCCAGCCCGCGCGTGCGACCCGGCGGATCATCAAACGCCTCCACGACGAACTCGATCTCCCAGTAGTCGTCTTCACTGACGGCGACCCCTGGTCCTATCGGATCTACGGGTCGGTGGCCTACGGCTCCATCAAGTCCGCTCACCTCTCCGAGTACCTCGCCACACCCGAGGCGCGCTTCATCGGTATCCAGCCCGCGGACATCGTGGAGTACGATTTACCTACTGACCCCCTCAGCGACTCGGACATCAACGCGCTCGAAAGCGAACTCACCGACCCGCGATTCCAGACCGACTACTGGCGCGAACAGATCGAACTCCAGCTCGACATCGGGAAGAAAGCCGAACAGCAGTCGCTCGCGGCCCGCGGTCTGGACTTCGTCACGGACACCTACCTCCCCGAACGGCTGACCGCGATGGGCGTGTTGTAG
- a CDS encoding DUF433 domain-containing protein, producing the protein MTGIVKTDDVLGGNARLDGRRIAVVDVAERVLDHNHAPEYVADQLDIEISAVYAALAYYYDNIEEMNAARERRRELDAVLKTRSKAPEAVEH; encoded by the coding sequence ATGACGGGGATCGTGAAGACGGACGACGTGCTCGGCGGGAACGCGCGCCTCGACGGCCGTCGGATCGCGGTGGTCGACGTTGCCGAGCGAGTTCTGGACCACAACCACGCTCCCGAGTACGTCGCCGACCAGCTCGATATCGAGATTTCGGCGGTCTACGCCGCGCTCGCGTACTACTACGACAACATCGAGGAGATGAACGCCGCTCGCGAACGGCGTCGAGAACTCGATGCGGTCCTGAAAACCCGTTCGAAGGCACCGGAAGCCGTCGAACACTGA
- a CDS encoding DUF5615 family PIN-like protein — protein sequence MPRLSFRADEHVDRAFITALRAEGYDVSTVEADYERGLSDEDHLAECRANGRVVLTNDDDFTRLGLDVEHAGIVRYSDQGLSPGAFVRGIRRIDTHLSADEMSDHVEWLEQWL from the coding sequence ATGCCTCGGCTTTCGTTCCGCGCCGACGAACACGTCGACAGGGCGTTTATCACGGCACTCAGAGCCGAAGGCTACGATGTTTCGACGGTAGAAGCGGACTACGAACGGGGATTGAGTGACGAGGACCACCTCGCCGAATGTCGGGCGAACGGGCGGGTCGTGCTCACGAACGACGACGATTTCACGAGATTAGGGCTTGATGTGGAACACGCCGGCATCGTCCGCTACAGTGACCAGGGCCTCTCGCCGGGTGCGTTCGTGCGGGGGATCAGACGTATCGACACACATCTCTCCGCCGACGAAATGAGCGATCACGTCGAGTGGTTGGAGCAGTGGCTCTGA
- a CDS encoding 2-oxoacid:ferredoxin oxidoreductase subunit beta has product MSSDVRFTDFKSDKQPTWCPGCGDFGTMNGMMKALANTGNDPDNTFVVAGIGCSGKIGTYMHSYALHGVHGRALPVGIGVKSANPDLEVMVSGGDGDGYSIGAGHFVHAVRRNMDMTYVVMDNRIYGLTKGQFSPTSREDFETATSPDGPKQEPVNPKALAMAAGGSFIAQSFSSDAQRHAELVQQAIEHDGFGYVNVYSPCVTFNDVDTYDYFRDSIVDLDETDHDSNDRDAALEKIADDDTEYMGVLYQDEDSVPYNERHDLDANMADIPDGAPEDATDLVREFY; this is encoded by the coding sequence ATGAGCTCAGACGTCAGATTCACGGATTTCAAGTCCGACAAGCAGCCGACGTGGTGTCCCGGATGCGGCGACTTCGGGACGATGAACGGCATGATGAAAGCCCTCGCGAACACCGGCAACGACCCCGACAACACCTTCGTGGTCGCCGGTATCGGCTGCTCGGGCAAGATCGGGACGTACATGCACAGCTACGCGCTCCACGGCGTCCACGGCCGCGCTCTGCCCGTGGGCATCGGCGTCAAGAGCGCCAACCCCGACCTCGAAGTCATGGTCTCGGGTGGCGACGGCGACGGCTACTCCATCGGCGCGGGCCACTTCGTCCACGCGGTCCGCCGCAACATGGACATGACCTACGTCGTGATGGACAACCGGATCTACGGCCTCACGAAGGGCCAGTTCTCGCCGACCAGCCGCGAGGACTTCGAGACGGCGACCTCGCCCGACGGGCCGAAACAGGAGCCGGTCAACCCGAAGGCGCTCGCGATGGCCGCCGGCGGGAGCTTCATCGCCCAGTCGTTCTCCTCGGACGCCCAGCGCCACGCCGAGCTCGTCCAGCAGGCGATCGAACACGACGGCTTCGGCTACGTCAACGTCTACAGCCCGTGCGTGACGTTCAACGACGTCGACACCTACGACTACTTCCGGGACTCGATCGTCGACCTCGACGAGACCGACCACGACTCGAACGACAGGGACGCGGCTCTCGAGAAGATCGCCGACGACGACACCGAGTACATGGGCGTGCTCTACCAGGACGAGGACTCGGTGCCCTACAACGAGCGCCACGACCTCGACGCCAACATGGCCGACATCCCCGACGGCGCACCCGAGGACGCGACGGACCTCGTTCGCGAGTTCTACTGA